The Streptomyces tubercidicus DNA segment ATCGAGCCGCATCAGCTGTCCTCGCGGCTGCTGGCGATCTCGGCCTGGCTGTCGTCGAGGAGGCCGGGCGGCGGGTCGATGACCGCGCGCTGCTCCTCCAGGTCGATCTCCGGGACGATTTCGGCGACGAACGGGATCAGGACCTCGCTGCCGTCGGGCCGCCGGACGATCAGCAGGTCCTGATAGGGCAGGTGAGAGACCTCGGAGATCCGGCCGACCTCGGTACCGTCACGGGTGACGACATCGAGGTCGATCAGCTGGTGGTCGTAGAACTCCTCGGGGTCCTCGGGGACTTCCTCGGGGTCGACCTCCGCGATCAGCAGGGTGTTGCGCAGCGCCTCGGCGGCCGTGCGGTCCGCGACGCCCTCGAAGCGCAGCAGCAGCCGGCCACTGTGCACCCGGCCGGTCGCGATGGTCAGCGGTCCGACGGAGGACGGTTCGGTGGCGAGGACGGCGCCCGGTCCGAGCCGCAGTTCGGGCTCGTCGGTGCGTACCTCTACCGTGACCTCGCCCTTGATGCCGTGGGCGCGACCGATCCGCGCCACTACCAACTGCACGCTGTTTCTCCCTTGCCCATACCTGCGGCACTGCTCCGTAGACGACTGCGGGCCGGGGCGGGCCAGAAGCCCTCCCCGGCCCGAGCCGGTGTTCAACTTGTCAGCGGACCTGGTCCACGTCGACGAGGTCGACGCGGATGCCACGGCCGCCGATGGCGCCCACGACGGTCCGCAGCGCGCGGGCGGTACGGCCGTTACGGCCGATCACCTTGCCGAGGTCGTCGGGGTGGACCCGGACCTCCAGCACGCGACCGCGGCGCAGGGTGCGCGAGGCTACCTGCACATCGTCGGGGTTGTCGACGATGCCCTTGACGAGGTGCTCGAGGGCTTCCTCGAGCATGCTCAGGCCTCGGTCGACTCGGAGGTGGACTCGGCCGCAGCCTCGTCCGCCTTCTTGTCAGCCTTCTTCGCCTTCGGGGTGATGGCCTCACCCTTCGGCTCGTCGCCGGAAGCCTTGGCGGCGGCCTCGAAGAGAGCGCGCTTGTCGGCCTTCGGCTCGGCAACCTTCATCGGCGCCGGGGCGGGCAGGCCCTTGAACTTCTGCCAGTCGCCGGTGACCTTGAGGATGGCCGCGACGGGCTCGGTCGGCTGCGCGCCGACACCCAGCCAGTACTGGACACGCTCGGAGTCGACCTCGATGCGCGAGGGGTTCTGCACCGGGTGGTACAGGCCGATCTCCTCGATGGCCCGGCCGTCACGGCGGGTACGGGAGTCGGCAACGACGATGCGGTAGTGAGGCGAACGGATCTTGCCCAGACGCTTCAGCTTGATCTTGACTGCCACGGGAGTGGTGTCTCCTGGTCTTGACGTGGTGGGGCACAACGGGATGCCACGTGGGGTTGCGGTACTCGGGGTGCCCGATGGACGCGTCAGCCGGAGGAGAGAGGGGTCCTATGCGACTGTCGAGTACAGCTAGCCATTGTGCCACATGCCCTCGGGTCAGCCGACCGCGGCCACCTCGGGGATCCGGAAGGGCTTGCCGCAGCCGCCGCAGACGATCGGCGCCTGGGCGAGCACGGACGGCACGACACGGACATTGCGCCCGCAGTCGCAGACGGCCTTGACGCGGACGCCGCCTCCGGAGGAGCCGTGCCGGGCGGCCGGGCCCCGGAAGCTGCGGGTGGTGTCGGTGGCGGTGGCGGCGGTGTGCGCCTTGAGGGCTCTGCCGAGGCGTTCGATGGTGGAGCGGTAGCGCCTTCGGGCTTCGGGGTTGAGCGTGACCAGGGAGAAACCGCTGCTGGGGTGCGGCTCCTCGATATGGTCCAGGCCCAACTCCTCGGCGATCGCCAGGAATCGGCGGTTGTGGTAGCGGCCTGCGCGGGAGGTGTCGCGGACGCCGCGGGCGGCGGCGATGCCATGGACTGCCTCATGGAGCAGCCGTTCGAAGGAGAGCTCCGCGCCGCAGGCGGACGAGGACTCTCCGATCAGGGACTCGGGCGCGGCCAGATCCGGCAGCTCGGGGTGGTGCCGTTGAATATCGGCCCAGGCGAGCGCCAGTTCGGCGGCGAGGACAGGCGGTGTCGTGCTCACGTCGTGACAACGAGCCGGGGTTGCCGAGTGTTCCGATTCCGGGGCATCTCAAATAATTTGCACGTACCAGTCAGTTTTAGGTCATGAGTCGTGCCGAGGGCGGGTGCGCAGATCTGCGCAGAAGGCACCCAGCGGGCCGCAAGCCGGTACGTACCCCCGCGTACGCCGCATGGCGTAGCCGGTCGTATCCCGGGGCAACGATCATGGCCGCGATCGTACGGGGCGTACCTGTGCCTGTCCGCACCGGCTCGAACCCACCGTAGGCCCGGCGGACGCGGACGGGGGACGTCCGGGCGGCGGGCGCTGCCGTGGCGGAACGGCGCCGGCCGGGGCACCCTGGAACGGCGCTCCAGGGAGCGGGCCCGGCGCACACGGGGGCGCGCGGGAGACAACCCCGGCGCATCCCCTGGACGCTTGGGCGAATGCGCAGTTGTCTGGATTCCGGGGGCGCACCACGCGCGAACACGGGGGCGATCGGTACGGAACAGCTTCGGGTTCTCGGCGAATAGGGGCGCTATCGATGTCACCGACGCTCGTGCGGCACCAGCTTCCGCACTCCGGATCCACGCGCTGCGACGACCCGCCCGCGCCGGCCCGGTCACGGGCGCGCACCCGCGACTGGGCCGAGATCCAGGAGCGGATGCTGGTCCCGCTGTACGAAGCCGCGTACGACCGTCTGGGGATCGGTCCCGGTACCCGTCTGCTGGGGCTGGGCTGCGGGTCCGGGCTGGCGCTGCTGCTCGCGGCGGCGCGCGGGGCGCAGGTCAGCGGGGTGGACGCGGACGAGTCCCGGCTGGAGCTGGCGCGTGAGCGGCTCACACCGGACGGCATGCCGGAGCACACCCGGGTGGTCAGCGGCGGGCTGGAGGCCGCGGCCCCCGGGGACGCCGCGTTCAATGTGGTGACGGCGTTCCACCCGGTGGGCTGTGTGAGCACCGTCGAGGGGCTGACGGCGTCGCTCACCGCGGCGGCCGAGCTGGCGGAGCGCGGCAGCGCGGTGGTGCTGGGCGGCTGGGGCCCGGTGGAGCGGTGCGCCACGGCCGGGGTACTACGGGTGGCCGAGCGGCTGTCCGATCCCCCGGGCGACCGCGTCGTCGGCTCGCGCGGGTGGCGGCCCAGCGGCCGGGACGATCTGGAGGACCTGGCGGAGCGGGCCGGGCTGCGGCCGGACGGTTCCGGGCGGGTGGCCTGCCCGTTCGGGTACGCGGATCTGGCGAGCGCGGTACGGGGGCTGCTGTCGACGGGGCTGTTCGACGCGGCGCTGGAGGCGGCCGAGCAGCGCCAGGTGGAGAAGGAGCTCGCGGAGGCCCTGCATCCGTATCAGCGGGCGGACGGGACGGTGTGGATGCCTAATGTGTTCCGGTATTTGATCGCGAGGACCAGGTAGGGGCGGCGGGCCTGGTGGCGTAGGGGGCGGTTGCCGGTCGGGGCGGCGTATGAGGTGGCCGCTGCCGGGCCGGGGCGCCGTACGGGAGGGGCGGCTGATGCGGGGGCCCCAGGGTCCTGGATTTTCCCCGCCGCCCGGAGTCCTGGATTTTCCCCGCCGCCCACCCCCCTTCGGGGGGTGGGCGGGTGTAGAGGCTCGGTTTCGGTAGGCGCGAGCCCCCAGGCCGGCCGACGAAGCGCCCTCCCTCCCACATGCACGAGCCCCTGGCCCCTCCCATGAGGGTGGGCCAGAGGCTCGTAAAGCGATGCGGCGGGGGGTCAGCCCATGAACTTCTTGAATTCCTCGGGGAGTTCGAAGTTCTGCGGGTCCTGGCCGGCCTGCGGGAGGCCCAGCGGGTTGCCGGCCTGGGCGGCCTCGCGGCGGGCGGCCGCGGCCTCTTCCTCGGCCTTGCGCTTCATCGGGTTGCCGCTCTTGCGCTTGCCCTTGGCCTGCTTGACCTGCTTCTTCTTGCGGGCGCCACCGCCGCCCATTCCGGGCATCCCCGGCATGCCAGGCATGCCGCCGCCCTGGGCCATCTTCGACATCATCTTGCGGGCTTCGAAGAACCGCTCGACGAGGCCCTTGACCGCGCTGACGTCGACACCGGAACCCTTGGCGATACGGGCCCGGCGCGAGCCGTTGATGATCGTCGGCTCCTGGCGCTCGGCCGGGGTCATGGACTTGATGATGGCGGCGGTGCGGTCGACCTCGCGCTCGTCCAGGTTGTTGATCTGGTCCTTCATCTGCCCCATACCGGGCAGCATGCCGAGCAGCTTGGAGATGGAGCCCATCTTGCGGACCTGCTCCATCTGGGCCAGGAAGTCGTCAAGGGTGAACTCCTTGGGCCCCTTCGCCAGCTTGGCGGCCATCTTCTCGGCCTCGGCCTGGCTGAAGGTCTGCTCGGCCTTCTCGATCAGGCTGAGCATGTCGCCCATGCCGAGGATGCGGGACGCCATGCGGTCCGGGTGGAACGCGTCGAAGTCGTCCAGCTTCTCGCCGTTGGAGGCGAACATGATCTGCTTGCCGGTGACATGCGCGATGGACAGCGCGGCACCACCACGGGCGTCACCGTCGAGCTTGGAGAGCACCACACCGTCGAAGCCGACGCCGTCGCGGAACGCCTCGGCGGTGTTGACCGCGTCCTGACCGATCATCGCGTCGACGACGAAGAGGACCTCGTCGGGGCTGACCGCGTCGCGGATGTCCGCGGCCTGCTGCATCAGCTCCTGGTCGATGCCCAGACGGCCGGCGGTGTCGACGATGACGATGTCGTGCTGCTTGCCGCGGGCGTACTCGATCGAGTCCTTCGCGACCTGGACCGGGTCGCCGACGCCGTTGCCCGGCTCCGGCGCGAAGATCGCCACGCCGGCGCGCTCGGCGACGACGGAGAGCTGGTTGACGGCGTTGGGGCGCTGAAGGTCACAGGCGACCAGCATCGGGGCATGCCCCTGGCCCTTGAGCCAGCGGCCGAGCTTTCCGGCGAGGGTGGTCTTACCGGCACCCTGCAGACCGGCCAGCATGATCACCGTCGGTGCGGTCTTGGCGAGCCGCAGCCGGCGGGTCTCGCCGCCGAGGATGCCGATGAGCTCCTCGTTGACGATCTTGATGACCTGCTGGGCGGGGTTCAGCGCCTGGGAGACCTCGGAGCCGGTGGCCCGCTCCTTGACCTGCTTGATGAAGGCGCGGACGACGGGCAGGGCCACATCCGCTTCGAGCAGCGCGATCCGGATCTCGCGCGCCGTGGCGTCGATGTCCGCCTCGCTCAGGCGGCCCTTGCCCCGGAGGTTTTTGAAAGTACTCGCCAAGCGGTCGGAAAGCGTATCGAACACGGCGGTCGTCGATCCTCGGGGTCGGGGGCGGGGTTCAGTCGGCTTCTAGGGTATCGGCCTCCGCAAGCAAACCGTTCCTGCCCTGTATTCCCGCCGCTACCCAAGGGCGCGTTCCACGGCGGCCGCCACCTCGTGGGCCGCGGCGTCCGTCAGGGGCGCCCCGTCCTGCCCGGTGACGTAGAACGCATCGACCGCATTGGCGCCCAGGGTGCTGATGTGGGCACTGCGGACGGCGACTCCGGCCGCCTCCAGGGCGCGGCCGATGCGGTGCAGCAGACCGTGTGCGTCCTGGGCGCGGACCTCGATGACGGTCGCGGTGTCGGAGCTGCCGGTGGCGACGGTGACCCGGGGCGGCGGGGCGAGCACGGCCCGGGAGCGGCGGGCGTAGGCGCGTTCGCGCTCGGCGAGCCGGGCGGGGATGTCCAGGGTGCCGTCCAGGGCGCGGAGCAGGTCGGCGCGCAGCCGGTCGCCCTGCGGCAGCGAGCCGTATTCGGCGGCCACCCGCCAGCTCAGCACCAGGACCGGGCCCTCGTCGAGGGGGTCGAGGAGGAGCAGGTCGGCGGCGCGGACGGTGAGCCGGTGCAGGGCCAGTACACCGGCCGCGGCGGGCAGCACGCCCCTTGGAGGGGCGCCCGCGGGGCTGTCTGAGGGGCGGCGGCCGGGCGCCCGGTGGGCGGGGACGGCGATGAGGAGTTCCACCCCGACGGGTTCCTGGGCGGGTTCCGGGGTCTGTGGCCCGGTGTCGGCCTCGGTGGGGGCCTCGGCGCGGGCGTGCAGGGCCAGGACCGGGCCGCCGGTGCGCCGGGCCTCGATCGCCAGCCGCTCCTGTTCCGCGGTCGGCTCACCGGCGCCGCGCGCCTCGGTGTCGGGCTCCCCCGCGAGCCGCGCGGCGACCCGTTTGACCAGGTCGGCGACGAGTCCGCCGCGCCAGGCGCTCCAGGCGGCCGGCCCAGTGGCCAGCGCGTCGGCCTCGGTCAGGGCGTGCAGCAGCTCCAGGGTGCGGGTGCTGCCGACCGCCTCCGCGACGGCGCCGACGGTCGCCGGGTCGTCCAGGTCGCGCCGGGTGGCGGTCTCGACGAGCAGCAGATGGTGCCGTACGAGGGTGGCGATCACCGTGGTGTCCCGGGCGCCGAAGCCGAGGCGGGCCGCCACATCGCGGGCGATGGTCTCGCCGGCCACCGAGTGGTCGCCGGGCCAGCCCTTGCCGATGTCGTGCAGCAGGGCGGCGATCAGCAGCAGGTCGGGGCGGTGCACCCGGCGGGTCAGGGCGGCGGCCCGTACGGCGGTCTCGACCAGGTGGCGGTCGACGGTCCAGGTATGGACGGGGTTGCGCTGGGGGCGGCAGCGGACGCGCTCCCAGTCGGGCAGCAGCTTCGTGATGATGCCTTCGGCTTCCAGGGCCTCCCATACGGGCACGGTGTGCGGGCCCGCGCCCAGGAGCGTCACCAGCTGCTCGCGGGCCTCGGCGGGCCAGGGCACGGGCAGCGGACGGCCGGCCGTGGCGCAGCGGCGGATCGAGTGGGTGGCCAGCGGCAGCCCGGCCTGGGCTGCGGCGGCCGCGGCGCGCAGCACCAGTACCGGGTCCCGCTCGGGGCGCGCGGTGCGGGCCAGCACCGCCTCGCCGTCGAGTTCGACGACGCCCTCGGCGAGCGGGGAGCGCTCCCCCTTGCCCGCCGTGCGGCCGTGCAGCAGCCCGCGCAGGGTGGGCTTGACGGAGCGGGCGCGCAGCACCCGGCCGACCTCGCGCCAGGTGACATCGGCCGCGTAGGAGACGGTGCGGGCGGATTCGTAGGTCTGTCGTAGGAGGGCGTCCGCGTCGAGCATGCCGAGGGCGGTGGCGACCTGGTCCTGTTCCTGGAGGGAGAGCCGGTCGGTGGCGCGGCCGGTGGTCAGGTGGAGCGCGTCGCGGGCGTCGAGCAGACGGGCGCGGGCGGCTTCCAGGCCGCCGCGCGGGGCGTCGGCGAGCCAGGAGGCGGCGACGGCCCGGAGCGCGGTGGCGTCCCGCAGTCCGCCCCTGGCCTCCTTGAGGTCGGGTTCGAGGAGGTATTGGAGTTCGCCCTGCCGTGCGGCGCGTTCCTGGCACAGGTCGTGGAGTTCGGGGAGCCGTTTGGGGGCGCTCTCGCGCCAGTCGGCGTAGGCGGCGGTGCGCACGGCGGCGGTCAGGTCGGGGTCGCCGGCCAGGTGGCGGGCGTCGAGCAGGCCCAGCTGCACTTTCAGGTCCTCGCGGGCCGCTTTACGGGCCTGGGCGGGGGTGCGTACGGAGTGGTCAAGGGCGAGGCCGAGGTCCCAGACGGGGTACCAGAGGTGGTCGGCGAGGGTGGCGAGGGCGCCGGCGTCGGCGCGGCCGTCGTGCAGCAGGAGCAGGTCGAGGTCGCTGCGCGGGGAGAGCTCGCCGCGGCCGTAGCCGCCGACGGCGACCAGGGCGGTGCCGGTCAGGCCGGCGGCGGTGGCGTGCCGGGCCAGCAGGCCGGCCAGCCAGTCGTCGGTGAGCCGGGCGAGGGCGGCGCGGCGGTCGGGTCCGGTGGGGGTCTCGTCGTGGAGGAGCCGCAGCCGGGCCGCGGGGTAGCCCCCGTCCGGGTCGGGTGCGGGCTCGTTCCCCGGGCTGGGGGCCCCGGCCGGTCCTGTCGGGTCCTCGACGCTTTCCGTCACCTCGCGCGCTCCTTGGTCGTTGTCGTCCCCCGTCGTCTCCCCGTCGCCCCGTGCGGCCGTCTCCGTGCCGTCCCGGCCCGCACGCTCAGTCTGTGCGGCGGCGGGGCGGGCGGCCATTCGCCGCTCGGGCGGGCCGGGCCCCGTCCTCCGTCTCCGGTGGCGGACAGCCGCCCCGGGGCCGGAACCGGGGCCCGGCGTGGCGCCTCACAGTGCGTCCGGCCCCCGCTCCCCGGTCCGCACCCGTACGGCGTCGTCGACGGGGATGCTCCATACCTTGCCGTCGCCGATCTTTCCGGTGCGGGCGGCCTTGACGATGACGTCGGTCAGTTCCTCGGCGTCGGCGTCCTCGACCAGCACCTCGATACGGATCTTCGGGACCAGGTCGACGGTGTACTCGGCGCCGCGGTACACCTCCGTGTGCCCGTGCTGCCTGCCGTATCCGCTGGCCTCGGTGATCGTCAGGCCGTGCACACCGAATGCCTGCAGGGCGTCCTTCACCTCGTCCAGCCGGTGCGGCTTGATCACTGCCGTGATGAGCTTCACGCTTCCACCTTCTTTGTCAGGGCCTCGCCGAGTGCGGGGCCCCTGCGGCCGAGATGGCCGCCGCCCGCGCCGGTGAAGTCGTACGCGGTCTCCGCGTGCGCGGCCTGGTCGATACCGGCGACCTCCTCGTCCTCACCGATCCGGAAGCCCATCACCAGGTCGATCGCCTTGGCAAGGACATACGAGACGACCAGGGAGTACAGCAGTACACAGACCACACCGACGGCCTGCCGCCCGAGCTGGTCGAAGCCGCCGCCGTAGAACAGCCCCTTGGCCTTGCTCTGCACCCCGCCGGTGGCGAACAGGCCGACCAGCAGCGAGCCGGCGACACCGCCGACGAGGTGGACGCCGATGACATCGAGGGAGTCGTCGTAGCCGAACTTGTACTTCAGGTTGACCGCCATCGCGCACAGCACACCGGCGATCGCACCGACCGCGATGGCGCCCAGCGGGCTGACGGCGCCGCAGGCCGGGGTGATCGCGACGAGTCCGGCGACCGCGCCGGAGGCGGCGCCGAGCGTGGTGAACGAGCCGTGCCGGAGCTTTTCGTACACCAGCCAGCCGAGCATCGCGGCGGCGGTAGCAACTTGGGTGTTGATGAAGGCGACGGCGCCGATGCCGTCGTCGTTGCCGAGCCAGGAGCCGGCGTTGAAGCCGAACCAGCCGAACCACAGCAGTCCGGCGCCGAGCATCACCAGGGGCAGGCTGTGCGGCCGCATCGGGTCCTTCTTGAAGCCGATGCGCTTGCCGACGACGAGGATCGCGGCGAGCGCCGCGGCACCGGCGTTGATGTGCACGGCCGTACCGCCCGCGAAGTCGATGACCTTCAGCTCGAAGAGCCAGCCGCCCTCGCCCCACACCCAGTGGGCGACGGGGAAGTAGACGACGGTGACCCACAGCGCGATGAACAGCGCCCAGGCGGTGAATTTCACCCGGTCGGCGAGCGCACCGCTGATCAGCGCGGGCGTGATGATCGCGAACATCAGCTGGAAGACCGCGAAGACATAGACCGGGATGGTGCTGGTGCCCCACAGCTCCGTCAGGCCGATTCCGCTGAGCCCGGCGAAGTGTCCGTCCCAGCCGATGAAGCCGCCCTTGTCGGTGCCGAAGGCGAGCCCGAAGCCGTACAGGATCCACAGGATCGTCACGATGCCGAGGCTGATGAAGCTCATCATCAGCATGTTGAGCACGCTCTTGACCCGGACCATGCCGCCGTAGAAGAAGGCGAGACCGGGTGTCATGACCATCACCAGTGCGGAGCAGATCAGCATGAACCCGGTGTTGGCAGGGCTGAGTGTCGCTTTGTCTGCTGCGAGCGTCAGGATGCCTGGGGGCATCGGCGTCTCCTCGTCGTCGATGCGGCCCGTGCGGGCGTGCTTCTGGTGGGCCGACTTCGCGTTGAGGTTGTCGCAGCGTGGTTTCGGCCAAACCTTGCGGGTGTTTCACCACCGTGACGAAGGAGGCCCCCGTGTTACGCCCCCATGAACTACCGGGTCAGCACCGCACCACCCGTTCAACCCACAGCAACCCATAAACAACAACCCGGCCGCGGCGCCGCCCGCGTGACCTGGCATGGGGGAGCCGAGTCGGGCTGTACGGGGCGGTGGCCGCGGCCGGTGCTCTGGGGGATGCCGTCAGCCGGCCTCCGCGGTTTCGGGCAGCTGCTGGGTGAGCTCGTCGCTGAGCCGGATCACCTCGGCGACGCCGCCGAATTCCCGCGCCGCGGTGTCGACGGTCTTGCGCAGCCGGGTGTTGACCCGCTCCGAGCGGACCTGCCGGGCGAACGGGATCGCCTGCTGCGCCATCTCCGCGCAGGCCTCGGGCTCCTTCTGCAGCAGATGCACGGTGGCCATCCCGATCAGGTTGAGGGCGTACGACCGCTGGTGCTCGGGGTCCTTGCCGAAGAGCTCCACGGCGCGCTGCATGACCGGCTCGGCGAGCGAGGCGTAGGTGGGGCTGCGGCCCGCGACGTAGGCGAGATCGCGGTAGGAGTGGGCGTTCTCGGCGTTCAGCTCGGCCTCGGAGAAGAAGCGGATCCAGTCCGGTTCGGGCTCGCCGGGCAGCACGTCGGAGAAGGTGTCCTCGGCCATCCGGACGGCCCGTTTGACCTTGCTGGGCTGTCCCATACCGGCGTAGGCGCGGGCCTCCATCGCATACAACATGGCCTGGGTGCGGGGGGTGGCGGTTTCCCGGCTGCCGTACTGGGCGAGGTGGATCAGCTCCAGTGCGTCGTCGGGCCGGCCGAGGTGGATCATCTGCCGGCTCATGCTGGAGAGGATGTACGAGCCCAGCGGCCGGTCGCCGGCCTCCTTGGAGGCGTGCAGCGCGAGCACGAAGTACTTCTGCGCGGTGGGCTGCAGGCCGATGTCGTAGCTCATCCAGCCCGCCAGTTCGGCGAGTTCGGCGGCGACCTTGAACAGCCGCTTGGACACCGCCCCCGGCTGCGGCTCCTGGAGGAGGTCGGTGACCTCGTGCAGCTGGCCGACCACCGCCTTGCGCCGCAGCCCGCCGCCGCACTGCGCGTCCCACTGGCGGAACATCGCGGTCGTCGACTCCAGCAGCTCCAGCTCCGGCCCGGACAGCCGCGCGGGCCGGCGGCCACGGTCCGTTTCCTCCGTGCCGGCCTGGCTCGCGGGCACCGGGACCAGCCAGCGCTGCATCGGCTCGATGAGGCTGGGACCGGCGGCGAGCGCGAGGGAGGTGCCGAGGAAGCCGCGGCGCGCCAGCATCAGGTCACTGCGCGAGAACTCGCTGATGAGCCCGACCGTCTGCGCCCCGGCCCAGGGCAGGTCGACGCCGGAGACGGACGGGGACTGGTGCGCGGAGCGCAGGCCCAGTTCCTCGATGCCGACCACGCAGCCGAAGCGTTCGGAGAACAGCTCGGACAGGATCCGCGGGATGGGCTCGCGCGGCTGCTCACCGTCGAGCCAGCGGCGCACCCGCGAGGTGTCGGTGCTGATGTGATGGGCGCCCATCAGGCGTGCCCGGCGGTTGACCTGCCGGGCCAGTTCGCCCTTGGACCAGCCGCTGCGCATGAACCACGAACCCAACTGTGCGTTGGGTTGTTTCACGGCGTCGGTGCCGCCCGTGCCGCCGTTGCCGCCCACTGGAAGCCCCCATCCCGATAGCTGCGTTGGTGCCTGGTGCTGGTGTCTGGTGCTGGTGTCTGCCGCGAACCACCCACAGGCCACCGTCCGTTACGACGCCTGTCCGGGGTACATCTACCCGATCACGGTTTCCGGCCACACCTTTTGGCCTGTGCTCGACCTGTGCGTTGCCACCGGCATACCCGTGCGATCGGTGCCTCTCCGGGGTCCGCGCACCGAAAGTAATCCTACGATCACGCCCGCCGCGAGGGCGATCGCGGAAACGCCACCATTCGCCACCCCTTCGAATGAACTCCCCGCTCAGCTCTCGCGATTGACTTGACACAGGCCGAAGAACGCCGGGCGGAACGAAGCACACGAGGGCTCACGCGGCACACCACACCACCCGGCACACCACCGCACCACGGGCGTAGCCGGAGCCCCGTCGGCGCCGGACCGTCAACCCGCCGACTCGTAACCACTGGCACGCACCACCCGTTGGAGGGGGCATGGGCTTCACGATCGGCGGCATCCGAGAGATGCGTGCCAGCTCCCGGCGCCGCGCCCGCTCGGCCGAGATCGCGGCGGTGGCGGAGTACACCGGGCTGTGGGGCTGGGACGTCGTCCCCGGCGCCCGCGCGGTCCGTGCGGGCAGCGGCCGTACGGACTGCTCGTGCGGGGATGCCGACTGCCCCTCCCCCGGCGCCCATCCGCTGGCCTTCGGTCAGGAGCTGACGGCCGGTGCCGGCTGGGAGAAGGCCGCCGCGGCATGGGCGGAGACACCGGGCGCCGCCATCCTCCTGCCGGTGGGCCGGTCGTTCGACCTCCTCGATGTGCCGGAGGCCGCCGGCCGCAACGCGCTGGCGCGGCTGGAGCGGATGGGCCTGCCGCTGGGCCCGGTCGCGCTGGCCCCGACCGGCCGGGCGCTGTTCTTCGTCGCCCCCGGAGCGGCCGGCCGGCTCCCCGATCTGCTCTACCGGATGGGCTGGGACGACGCCTCGCTCGATCTGCGCTCCCTGGGCCCCGGCGACCACCTCACCGCGCCGCCCTCCGACCTCGGCGGCCACGGCCCGGTGCGCTGGCTGCGCCCCCCGTCCCTGGACACGGCCGGCCGGCCGCCGCAGGCGCGGCTGATGCTGGGCACCCTGGCGTACGCCTGCAACCGCTCGGTGGCCTGAAGCGCTCGGGCCTGCTTCACCGCCCGGCGGACATGGCTCGGCCCCGGTACCCGTCGTGTACGGGTACCGGGGGCCGGTGACGTTCCGGGCGTGCTGCCCCGGCGGCGTCAGTCGATCAGGGCGTCGACGAAAGCCTCCGGCTCGAAGGGAGCCAGGTCGTCCGCTCCCTCGCCGAGGCCGACGAGCTTGACGGGGACGCCGAGTTCGCGCTGGACGGCGACGATGATGCCGCCCTTGGCGGTGCCGTCGAGCTTGGTGAGGACCACACCGGTGATGTCCACGACCTCGGCGAACACCCGGGCCTGGACCAGGCCGTTCTGGCCGGTGGTGGCGTCCAGGACCAGCAGCACCTCGCCGACCGGGCCGTGCTTCTCGACGACCCGCTTGACCTTGCCGAGTTCGTCCATCAGACCGGTCTTGGTGTGCAGCCGGCCCGCGGTGTCGATCAGGACGACATCGGCGGTCTCGGCGATGCCTTCCTTCACCGCGTCGAAGGCGATGGAGGCCGGGTCGCCGCCCTCGGGTCCGCGGACCGTACGGGCACCGACCCGCTCGCCCCAGGTCTGGAGCTGATCGGCGGCCGCGGCGCGGAAGGTGTCGGCGGCGCCGAGGACGACGGACTTGCCGTCGGCGACCAGGACCCGGGCGAGCTTGCCGGTGGTGGTGGTCTTTCCGGTGCCGTTGACGCCGACGACCATGACGACGCCGGGGATCTCGTCGCCGCCGTTGCCGATGCCGTTGGCGGTGTGCACGGTGCGGTCGGCGTCCGTGCCGATGAGGGTGAGCAGTTCCTCGCGCAGCAGTGCGCGCAGGCCCTCGGGGGTGCGGGTGCCGAGCACCTTGACCCGCTCCCGCAGCCGTTCGACCAGCTCCTGGGTGGGGGCGACGCCGACGTCGGCGGTCAGCAGGGTGTCCTCGATCTCCTCCCAGGTCTCCTCGTCGAGGTGTTCACGGGACAGCAGGGTCAGCAGGCCCTTGCCCAGGGTGTTCTGGGAGCGGGAGAGCCGGGCGCGCAGCCGGACCAGCCGGCCCGCGGTGGGCTCGGGGACCTCGATCTCGGGGGCGGCGGGCGCCT contains these protein-coding regions:
- a CDS encoding [protein-PII] uridylyltransferase; the protein is MTESVEDPTGPAGAPSPGNEPAPDPDGGYPAARLRLLHDETPTGPDRRAALARLTDDWLAGLLARHATAAGLTGTALVAVGGYGRGELSPRSDLDLLLLHDGRADAGALATLADHLWYPVWDLGLALDHSVRTPAQARKAAREDLKVQLGLLDARHLAGDPDLTAAVRTAAYADWRESAPKRLPELHDLCQERAARQGELQYLLEPDLKEARGGLRDATALRAVAASWLADAPRGGLEAARARLLDARDALHLTTGRATDRLSLQEQDQVATALGMLDADALLRQTYESARTVSYAADVTWREVGRVLRARSVKPTLRGLLHGRTAGKGERSPLAEGVVELDGEAVLARTARPERDPVLVLRAAAAAAQAGLPLATHSIRRCATAGRPLPVPWPAEAREQLVTLLGAGPHTVPVWEALEAEGIITKLLPDWERVRCRPQRNPVHTWTVDRHLVETAVRAAALTRRVHRPDLLLIAALLHDIGKGWPGDHSVAGETIARDVAARLGFGARDTTVIATLVRHHLLLVETATRRDLDDPATVGAVAEAVGSTRTLELLHALTEADALATGPAAWSAWRGGLVADLVKRVAARLAGEPDTEARGAGEPTAEQERLAIEARRTGGPVLALHARAEAPTEADTGPQTPEPAQEPVGVELLIAVPAHRAPGRRPSDSPAGAPPRGVLPAAAGVLALHRLTVRAADLLLLDPLDEGPVLVLSWRVAAEYGSLPQGDRLRADLLRALDGTLDIPARLAERERAYARRSRAVLAPPPRVTVATGSSDTATVIEVRAQDAHGLLHRIGRALEAAGVAVRSAHISTLGANAVDAFYVTGQDGAPLTDAAAHEVAAAVERALG
- a CDS encoding P-II family nitrogen regulator; this encodes MKLITAVIKPHRLDEVKDALQAFGVHGLTITEASGYGRQHGHTEVYRGAEYTVDLVPKIRIEVLVEDADAEELTDVIVKAARTGKIGDGKVWSIPVDDAVRVRTGERGPDAL
- a CDS encoding ammonium transporter yields the protein MPPGILTLAADKATLSPANTGFMLICSALVMVMTPGLAFFYGGMVRVKSVLNMLMMSFISLGIVTILWILYGFGLAFGTDKGGFIGWDGHFAGLSGIGLTELWGTSTIPVYVFAVFQLMFAIITPALISGALADRVKFTAWALFIALWVTVVYFPVAHWVWGEGGWLFELKVIDFAGGTAVHINAGAAALAAILVVGKRIGFKKDPMRPHSLPLVMLGAGLLWFGWFGFNAGSWLGNDDGIGAVAFINTQVATAAAMLGWLVYEKLRHGSFTTLGAASGAVAGLVAITPACGAVSPLGAIAVGAIAGVLCAMAVNLKYKFGYDDSLDVIGVHLVGGVAGSLLVGLFATGGVQSKAKGLFYGGGFDQLGRQAVGVVCVLLYSLVVSYVLAKAIDLVMGFRIGEDEEVAGIDQAAHAETAYDFTGAGGGHLGRRGPALGEALTKKVEA
- a CDS encoding bifunctional DNA primase/polymerase — translated: MGFTIGGIREMRASSRRRARSAEIAAVAEYTGLWGWDVVPGARAVRAGSGRTDCSCGDADCPSPGAHPLAFGQELTAGAGWEKAAAAWAETPGAAILLPVGRSFDLLDVPEAAGRNALARLERMGLPLGPVALAPTGRALFFVAPGAAGRLPDLLYRMGWDDASLDLRSLGPGDHLTAPPSDLGGHGPVRWLRPPSLDTAGRPPQARLMLGTLAYACNRSVA
- the ftsY gene encoding signal recognition particle-docking protein FtsY — translated: MDIVILAVVIAVVVLGAISGLVVSGRKKKRLPPSPPAAPKPSVSAPPAEPQVGEEAETPRDEERRTIEEVTLPTAEAPAAEAPAAEPEAPAAPEIEVPEPTAGRLVRLRARLSRSQNTLGKGLLTLLSREHLDEETWEEIEDTLLTADVGVAPTQELVERLRERVKVLGTRTPEGLRALLREELLTLIGTDADRTVHTANGIGNGGDEIPGVVMVVGVNGTGKTTTTGKLARVLVADGKSVVLGAADTFRAAAADQLQTWGERVGARTVRGPEGGDPASIAFDAVKEGIAETADVVLIDTAGRLHTKTGLMDELGKVKRVVEKHGPVGEVLLVLDATTGQNGLVQARVFAEVVDITGVVLTKLDGTAKGGIIVAVQRELGVPVKLVGLGEGADDLAPFEPEAFVDALID